Proteins from one Drosophila gunungcola strain Sukarami chromosome 3R, Dgunungcola_SK_2, whole genome shotgun sequence genomic window:
- the LOC128259056 gene encoding filaggrin isoform X3, which produces MSSSCESRIEWVEIIEPRTKEHMYANLTTGECVWDPPEDVPIKRTDSSQWWELFDTNTQRFYYYNAATQKTVWHRPSKCDIIPLAKLQTLKQNTDPSERREQTTPQKQQHQVQQPQVQQHPPQQLQQQQQQPSPMSGPNKKGRGQQRISGGNGTVASSEEKLTSSEVISSPRGRQSFRVGTGDSSRSMELQQHPQGYSSRRSQDSCNQYKESGKSSDSSLSSAHNYRRFNDGGIQAGSGHPDSLRVGSLQKHQRGGGKDNGAFEMLQESTSSHNLPHGSTSTSSSYAGGSGYGDKYFDHQLLPNHLQGYSSKSSDIASPTHSIHTPQSQKKKMSPDTAPAAPYNYAQQQHQQRNAQRSAGGGGGGGAPVAKSYGGDREYKVSLARSGSFMSSSINPAAAGHHSKSYRKSSAEAANGGAASDDSMHEKYFKSVENTPLSRRRHNTNATKSGGGPGGGGASGSNTATSTAGSGSSSHKKHSSDSSPQSPISPQTKSSRQAKTSATSALPQLQHTPRLQEPNHSIDLLSLERISLGKAGPISPGGGTENIGLLTHSSRGSNDSARQRQKSNNSTANRSQSHHYPGQSSLRHSASSSLDKRGYHVGGGSGDGRGGAGGEKRRSKQHQYQQQADNSDVEYDNGNTSPLYTNWDQEMPHLLPLKHYIIEQAKLSGRYEYRGDDGGDSDSYHSDSQSEHSLSGHEPDNEDSDGGSDTHGGYLEHNYGMIDDYANMGDSVSYYAYMYPPHDPAGREDISDNVEAVLEGIGGNVTEPSAPTATVPKPKPRYQISYYDTVSHSPSAGSGYHGQQLYSNTPPYSGHGHGHHVPPPAVPHQQQLHLEPSDAKQKQSQTLPSPNRQISRLAGVGHQGPAGSTKEESGHGHNLVGGQQQAAVGSVTPASLSRPSHKMAPPSLKPTIQQIFPPSERAPGMGGMGLGGPTLACMKECDIEKFAADNLNLHSKGIFRKKASVRDMLSWTAEAISRPMLALSRDKADKKTAIELFKLVQIYMADRKARMGMTLNSVAIEIISASLPQQQ; this is translated from the exons ATGAGTTCAAGTTGTGAAAG CAGAATAGAATGGGTAGAAATCATCGAGCCACGCACCAAGGAGCACATGTACGCCAATCTCACCACAGGCGAATGTGTTTGGGATCCACCAGAA GATGTGCCAATTAAGCGGACCGACTCATCGCAGTGGTGGGAACTGTTTGATACGAATACCCAGCGGTTCTACTACTACAATGCGGCCACGCAGAAGACCGTGTGGCACCGGCCGAGCAAGTGCGACATCATTCCGCTGGCGAAGTTGCAGACGCTCAAGCAGAACACCGATCCCAGCGAGCGTCGTGAGCAGACAACGCCCcagaagcagcagcatcagGTGCAGCAACCGCAGGTACAGCAACATCCTCCCcaacagctgcagcagcagcagcagcaaccctCACCCATGTCGGGGCCAAACAAGAAGGGGCGTGGCCAGCAGCGGATCAGCGGAGGCAATGGTACGGTGGCCAGCTCCGAGGAGAAGCTAACCAGCAGCGAAGTGATCTCTAGTCCACGTGGCCGTCAAAGCTTTCG CGTTGGCACGGGTGACTCATCGCGCTCGATGGAACTCCAGCAGCATCCACAGGGCTATTCCTCAAGGCGTTCGCAAG ACTCCTGCAATCAGTACAAGGAATCGGGCAAGTCCAGTGACTCGAGCCTGTCGAGTGCTCATAACTACAGGCGCTTCAACGATGGCGGCATTCAGGCGGGGTCAGGACATCCCGACAGCCTGCGTGTGGGCTCCCTGCAGAAGCATCAGCGGGGCGGTGGCAAGGATAATGGAGC TTTTGAGATGTTGCAAGAGAGCACCAGTTCGCATAATTTACCGCATGGCAGCACCTCCACATCCTCATCCTACGCCGGTGGCAGTGGCTATGGGGACAAGTACTTTGATCATCAGTTGCTGCCCAACCACCTGCAGGGCTACTCCTCCAAGTCGTCTGACATCGCCTCGCCCACGCACTCCATTCACACGCCTCAGTCGCAAAAGAAGAAGATGTCGCCGGATACAGCACCCGCTGCCCCCTACAACTACgcacaacagcagcatcagcaacggAACGCACAACGGAGTGCcggaggaggtggtggcggCGGAGCACCAGTGGCCAAGTCCTACGGAGGCG ATCGCGAGTACAAGGTGTCGCTGGCCCGCTCGGGAAGTTTCATGTCCTCCTCTATTAATCCCGCCGCCGCCGGTCATCACAGCAAATCCTACCGCAAGAGCAGCGCGGAAGCAGCGAACGGAGGTGCCGCCAGCGATGATTCCATGCACGAGAAGTACTTCAAGTCGGTGGAAAACACACCGCTCTCGCGCCGTCGCCACAACACCAATGCCACCAAGAGTGGCGGAGGACCAGGTGGCGGTGGGGCAAGTGGCAGCAACACGGCCACCAGCACGGcgggcagcggcagcagcagccacaagAAGCACTCGAGCGACTCAAGTCCGCAGAGTCCGATCAGTCCGCAGACGAAGAGCTCGCGCCAGGCCAAGACGAGCGCCACCAGTGCTCTGCCCCAGCTGCAGCATACACCGCGCCTGCAGGAACCGAACCACAGTATCGATCTGCTGAGTCTGGAAAGGATTTCACTGGGCAAGGCGGGACCCATCTCGCCGGGTGGTGGCACAGAGAACATTGGCCTGCTGACGCACTCATCGCGCGGCTCCAACGACTCTGCCCGCCAGCGTCAGAAGTCCAACAACTCCACCGCGAATCGTTCGCAGTCGCATCACTACCCCGGTCAGAGTTCGTTGCGGCACAGTGCCAGTTCCAGTCTGGATAAACGTGGCTACCATGTGGGAGGAGGCTCTGGCGACGGGAGAGGCGGAGCAGGCGGAGAAAAGCGTCGCTCGAAACAGCATCAGTACCAGCAACAGGCTGACAACAGCGACGTGGAGTACGACAATGGGAATACCTCGCCCCTGTACACCAACTGGGACCAGGAGATGCCCCACCTGTTGCCCCTCAAGCACTACATCATCGAGCAGGCCAAGTTGTCGGGTCGCTACGAGTACCGTGGTGACGATGGCGGCGATTCGGACTCGTACCACTCGGACAGCCAGTCGGAGCACTCACTTTCGGGCCACGAGCCGGACAACGAGGACTCGGACGGCGGATCAGACACGCATGGCGGTTATCTGGAGCACAACTACGGCATGATTGACGACTATGCCAATATGGGTGACAGCGTCTCCTACTATGCGTACATGTATCCGCCGCACGATCCAGCCGGCAGGGAGGACAT CTCCGACAACGTGGAGGCTGTGCTGGAGGGCATTGGCGGCAATGTGACGGAACCTTCGGCCCCAACCGCCACCGTTCCCAAGCCAAAGCCTCGTTATCAGATCTCATACTACGACACCGTATCGCACAGTCCCTCGGCCGGAAGCGGCTACCACGGTCAGCAGCTTTACTCCAATACGCCTCCCTATTCCGGACACGGGCATGGTCATCACGTGCCGCCGCCGGCAGTGccccaccagcagcagctgcaccTGGAACCGAGCGACGCCAAGCAGAAGCAGTCGCAGACCCTGCCCTCTCCCAACCGACAGATTTCGCGCCTGGCCGGCGTCGGGCACCAGGGACCAGCTGGATCAACCAAAGAAGAGTCAGGCCATGGACACAATCTCGTTGGCGGCCAACAGCAGGCTGCGGTGGGCAGCGTAACGCCGGCCAGTCTCTCTCGGCCTAGTCACAAGATGGCTCCGCCCTCGCTGAAACCCACCATTCAGCAGATCTTTCCTCCCAGCGAACGGGCGCCGGGAATGGGCGGCATGGGCTTGGGTGGACCCACGTTGGCCTGCATGAAGGAATGTGATATCGAGAAGTTCGCTGCCGACAATCTGAATCTGCACTCCAAGGGAATCTTCCGGAAGAAGGCATCCGTGCGCGACATGCTCAGTTGGACGGCGGAGGCGATAAGCCGACCCATGCTGGCCTTGTCCCGGGACAAGGCGGACAAAAAGACGGCCATCGAGCTGTTCAAGCTGGTCCAGATCTACATGGCTGATCGCAAAGCGCGCATGGGCATGACTCTGAATTCGGTGGCCATAGAAATTATCAGTGCATCTTTGCCGCAGCAGCAGTGA
- the LOC128259056 gene encoding filaggrin isoform X2 yields MSSSCERIEWVEIIEPRTKEHMYANLTTGECVWDPPEDVPIKRTDSSQWWELFDTNTQRFYYYNAATQKTVWHRPSKCDIIPLAKLQTLKQNTDPSERREQTTPQKQQHQVQQPQVQQHPPQQLQQQQQQPSPMSGPNKKGRGQQRISGGNGTVASSEEKLTSSEVISSPRGRQSFRVGTGDSSRSMELQQHPQGYSSRRSQDSCNQYKESGKSSDSSLSSAHNYRRFNDGGIQAGSGHPDSLRVGSLQKHQRGGGKDNGAFEMLQESTSSHNLPHGSTSTSSSYAGGSGYGDKYFDHQLLPNHLQGYSSKSSDIASPTHSIHTPQSQKKKMSPDTAPAAPYNYAQQQHQQRNAQRSAGGGGGGGAPVAKSYGGDREYKVSLARSGSFMSSSINPAAAGHHSKSYRKSSAEAANGGAASDDSMHEKYFKSVENTPLSRRRHNTNATKSGGGPGGGGASGSNTATSTAGSGSSSHKKHSSDSSPQSPISPQTKSSRQAKTSATSALPQLQHTPRLQEPNHSIDLLSLERISLGKAGPISPGGGTENIGLLTHSSRGSNDSARQRQKSNNSTANRSQSHHYPGQSSLRHSASSSLDKRGYHVGGGSGDGRGGAGGEKRRSKQHQYQQQADNSDVEYDNGNTSPLYTNWDQEMPHLLPLKHYIIEQAKLSGRYEYRGDDGGDSDSYHSDSQSEHSLSGHEPDNEDSDGGSDTHGGYLEHNYGMIDDYANMGDSVSYYAYMYPPHDPAGREDISDNVEAVLEGIGGNVTEPSAPTATVPKPKPRYQISYYDTVSHSPSAGSGYHGQQLYSNTPPYSGHGHGHHVPPPAVPHQQQLHLEPSDAKQKQSQTLPSPNRQISRLAGVGHQGPAGSTKEESGHGHNLVGGQQQAAVGSVTPASLSRPSHKMAPPSLKPTIQQIFPPSERAPGMGGMGLGGPTLACMKECDIEKFAADNLNLHSKGIFRKKASVRDMLSWTAEAISRPMLALSRDKADKKTAIELFKLVQIYMADRKARMGMTLNSVAIEIISASLPQQQLRDELYVQLCRQTTENPKRESLIRGWELMAICLSYVPPSPTFQPTLLNYVNRHRDPSFATSFMEVSKWPIHVQISHYATVCCRRLDRIGSSGRRLAKKPTVDEVEQARQQILRNSMFGNTLSEVMELQKDKFPFRKLPWIQTTLSEHVLLLNGKQTEGIFRVSADVDEVSCMKNRLDRWDVPDYNNTLVDAHAPASLLKLWYRELYDPLIPDAYYEDCVNTEDPDKAKEIVNKLPEINQLVLTYLIHFLQQFSISDVVSCTKMDSSNLAMVFAPNCLRCTSEDPKVILENARKEMSFMRTLIQHMDTTHVANLV; encoded by the exons ATGAGTTCAAGTTGTGAAAG AATAGAATGGGTAGAAATCATCGAGCCACGCACCAAGGAGCACATGTACGCCAATCTCACCACAGGCGAATGTGTTTGGGATCCACCAGAA GATGTGCCAATTAAGCGGACCGACTCATCGCAGTGGTGGGAACTGTTTGATACGAATACCCAGCGGTTCTACTACTACAATGCGGCCACGCAGAAGACCGTGTGGCACCGGCCGAGCAAGTGCGACATCATTCCGCTGGCGAAGTTGCAGACGCTCAAGCAGAACACCGATCCCAGCGAGCGTCGTGAGCAGACAACGCCCcagaagcagcagcatcagGTGCAGCAACCGCAGGTACAGCAACATCCTCCCcaacagctgcagcagcagcagcagcaaccctCACCCATGTCGGGGCCAAACAAGAAGGGGCGTGGCCAGCAGCGGATCAGCGGAGGCAATGGTACGGTGGCCAGCTCCGAGGAGAAGCTAACCAGCAGCGAAGTGATCTCTAGTCCACGTGGCCGTCAAAGCTTTCG CGTTGGCACGGGTGACTCATCGCGCTCGATGGAACTCCAGCAGCATCCACAGGGCTATTCCTCAAGGCGTTCGCAAG ACTCCTGCAATCAGTACAAGGAATCGGGCAAGTCCAGTGACTCGAGCCTGTCGAGTGCTCATAACTACAGGCGCTTCAACGATGGCGGCATTCAGGCGGGGTCAGGACATCCCGACAGCCTGCGTGTGGGCTCCCTGCAGAAGCATCAGCGGGGCGGTGGCAAGGATAATGGAGC TTTTGAGATGTTGCAAGAGAGCACCAGTTCGCATAATTTACCGCATGGCAGCACCTCCACATCCTCATCCTACGCCGGTGGCAGTGGCTATGGGGACAAGTACTTTGATCATCAGTTGCTGCCCAACCACCTGCAGGGCTACTCCTCCAAGTCGTCTGACATCGCCTCGCCCACGCACTCCATTCACACGCCTCAGTCGCAAAAGAAGAAGATGTCGCCGGATACAGCACCCGCTGCCCCCTACAACTACgcacaacagcagcatcagcaacggAACGCACAACGGAGTGCcggaggaggtggtggcggCGGAGCACCAGTGGCCAAGTCCTACGGAGGCG ATCGCGAGTACAAGGTGTCGCTGGCCCGCTCGGGAAGTTTCATGTCCTCCTCTATTAATCCCGCCGCCGCCGGTCATCACAGCAAATCCTACCGCAAGAGCAGCGCGGAAGCAGCGAACGGAGGTGCCGCCAGCGATGATTCCATGCACGAGAAGTACTTCAAGTCGGTGGAAAACACACCGCTCTCGCGCCGTCGCCACAACACCAATGCCACCAAGAGTGGCGGAGGACCAGGTGGCGGTGGGGCAAGTGGCAGCAACACGGCCACCAGCACGGcgggcagcggcagcagcagccacaagAAGCACTCGAGCGACTCAAGTCCGCAGAGTCCGATCAGTCCGCAGACGAAGAGCTCGCGCCAGGCCAAGACGAGCGCCACCAGTGCTCTGCCCCAGCTGCAGCATACACCGCGCCTGCAGGAACCGAACCACAGTATCGATCTGCTGAGTCTGGAAAGGATTTCACTGGGCAAGGCGGGACCCATCTCGCCGGGTGGTGGCACAGAGAACATTGGCCTGCTGACGCACTCATCGCGCGGCTCCAACGACTCTGCCCGCCAGCGTCAGAAGTCCAACAACTCCACCGCGAATCGTTCGCAGTCGCATCACTACCCCGGTCAGAGTTCGTTGCGGCACAGTGCCAGTTCCAGTCTGGATAAACGTGGCTACCATGTGGGAGGAGGCTCTGGCGACGGGAGAGGCGGAGCAGGCGGAGAAAAGCGTCGCTCGAAACAGCATCAGTACCAGCAACAGGCTGACAACAGCGACGTGGAGTACGACAATGGGAATACCTCGCCCCTGTACACCAACTGGGACCAGGAGATGCCCCACCTGTTGCCCCTCAAGCACTACATCATCGAGCAGGCCAAGTTGTCGGGTCGCTACGAGTACCGTGGTGACGATGGCGGCGATTCGGACTCGTACCACTCGGACAGCCAGTCGGAGCACTCACTTTCGGGCCACGAGCCGGACAACGAGGACTCGGACGGCGGATCAGACACGCATGGCGGTTATCTGGAGCACAACTACGGCATGATTGACGACTATGCCAATATGGGTGACAGCGTCTCCTACTATGCGTACATGTATCCGCCGCACGATCCAGCCGGCAGGGAGGACAT CTCCGACAACGTGGAGGCTGTGCTGGAGGGCATTGGCGGCAATGTGACGGAACCTTCGGCCCCAACCGCCACCGTTCCCAAGCCAAAGCCTCGTTATCAGATCTCATACTACGACACCGTATCGCACAGTCCCTCGGCCGGAAGCGGCTACCACGGTCAGCAGCTTTACTCCAATACGCCTCCCTATTCCGGACACGGGCATGGTCATCACGTGCCGCCGCCGGCAGTGccccaccagcagcagctgcaccTGGAACCGAGCGACGCCAAGCAGAAGCAGTCGCAGACCCTGCCCTCTCCCAACCGACAGATTTCGCGCCTGGCCGGCGTCGGGCACCAGGGACCAGCTGGATCAACCAAAGAAGAGTCAGGCCATGGACACAATCTCGTTGGCGGCCAACAGCAGGCTGCGGTGGGCAGCGTAACGCCGGCCAGTCTCTCTCGGCCTAGTCACAAGATGGCTCCGCCCTCGCTGAAACCCACCATTCAGCAGATCTTTCCTCCCAGCGAACGGGCGCCGGGAATGGGCGGCATGGGCTTGGGTGGACCCACGTTGGCCTGCATGAAGGAATGTGATATCGAGAAGTTCGCTGCCGACAATCTGAATCTGCACTCCAAGGGAATCTTCCGGAAGAAGGCATCCGTGCGCGACATGCTCAGTTGGACGGCGGAGGCGATAAGCCGACCCATGCTGGCCTTGTCCCGGGACAAGGCGGACAAAAAGACGGCCATCGAGCTGTTCAAGCTGGTCCAGATCTACATGGCTGATCGCAAAGCGCGCATGGGCATGACTCTGAATTCGGTGGCCATAGAAATTATCAGTGCATCTTTGCCGCAGCAGCA GCTAAGAGATGAATTGTATGTTCAGTTGTGTCGCCAAACAACGGAGAATCCCAAGCGAGAATCGCTCATCCGTGGCTGGGAGCTGATGGCCATCTGTCTGTCCTACGTACCTCCTTCGCCCACGTTTCAACCGACGCTGCTCAA CTATGTCAATCGGCATCGCGATCCCTCGTTTGCCACTAGTTTCATGGAGGTGAGCAAGTGGCCCATTCATGTGCAGATCTCGCACTATGCCACAGTGTGCTGTCGCCGCTTGGATCGCATTGGCAGCAGTGGACGACGTCTGGCCAAAAAGCCCACCGTGGATGAGGTGGAACAGGCGCGG CAACAAATCCTTAGGAACAGCATGTTCGGAAACACGCTGTCCGAGGTAATGGAGCTCCAAAAAGATAAGTTTCCATTTCGCAAGCTGCCCTGGATACAGACCACCCTTTCGGAGCAT gtgCTGTTACTCAATGGAAAGCAGACTGAGGGAATCTTTCGCGTCTCCGCGGATGTGGATGAAGTCAGTTGCATGAAGAATCGCCTGGATCGGTGGGATGTTCCTGATTATAACAACACATTGG TTGATGCACATGCGCCAGCCAGTCTGCTTAAGCTGTGGTACCGAGAACTCTATGATCCGCTCATACCGGATGCCTACTACGAGGATTGCGTGAACACTGAGGATCCCGATAAAGCCAAAGAAATAGTTAATAAGTTGCCCGAAATAAATCAGCTG GTTCTTACGTATCTAATACATTTCCTGCAACAATTCTCCATATCCGATGTAGTAAGCTGCACAAAAATGGACTCCTCAAATCTAGCCATGGTGTTTGCGCCGAACTGCCTGCGCTGCACGTCTGAGGATCCCAAAGTGATTTTGGAGAACGCGCGCAAAGAGATGTCCTTTATGCGCACTCTTATCCAGCACATGGATACGACGCATGTGGCCAATCTGGTGTAA
- the LOC128259056 gene encoding filaggrin isoform X1, translating to MSSSCESRIEWVEIIEPRTKEHMYANLTTGECVWDPPEDVPIKRTDSSQWWELFDTNTQRFYYYNAATQKTVWHRPSKCDIIPLAKLQTLKQNTDPSERREQTTPQKQQHQVQQPQVQQHPPQQLQQQQQQPSPMSGPNKKGRGQQRISGGNGTVASSEEKLTSSEVISSPRGRQSFRVGTGDSSRSMELQQHPQGYSSRRSQDSCNQYKESGKSSDSSLSSAHNYRRFNDGGIQAGSGHPDSLRVGSLQKHQRGGGKDNGAFEMLQESTSSHNLPHGSTSTSSSYAGGSGYGDKYFDHQLLPNHLQGYSSKSSDIASPTHSIHTPQSQKKKMSPDTAPAAPYNYAQQQHQQRNAQRSAGGGGGGGAPVAKSYGGDREYKVSLARSGSFMSSSINPAAAGHHSKSYRKSSAEAANGGAASDDSMHEKYFKSVENTPLSRRRHNTNATKSGGGPGGGGASGSNTATSTAGSGSSSHKKHSSDSSPQSPISPQTKSSRQAKTSATSALPQLQHTPRLQEPNHSIDLLSLERISLGKAGPISPGGGTENIGLLTHSSRGSNDSARQRQKSNNSTANRSQSHHYPGQSSLRHSASSSLDKRGYHVGGGSGDGRGGAGGEKRRSKQHQYQQQADNSDVEYDNGNTSPLYTNWDQEMPHLLPLKHYIIEQAKLSGRYEYRGDDGGDSDSYHSDSQSEHSLSGHEPDNEDSDGGSDTHGGYLEHNYGMIDDYANMGDSVSYYAYMYPPHDPAGREDISDNVEAVLEGIGGNVTEPSAPTATVPKPKPRYQISYYDTVSHSPSAGSGYHGQQLYSNTPPYSGHGHGHHVPPPAVPHQQQLHLEPSDAKQKQSQTLPSPNRQISRLAGVGHQGPAGSTKEESGHGHNLVGGQQQAAVGSVTPASLSRPSHKMAPPSLKPTIQQIFPPSERAPGMGGMGLGGPTLACMKECDIEKFAADNLNLHSKGIFRKKASVRDMLSWTAEAISRPMLALSRDKADKKTAIELFKLVQIYMADRKARMGMTLNSVAIEIISASLPQQQLRDELYVQLCRQTTENPKRESLIRGWELMAICLSYVPPSPTFQPTLLNYVNRHRDPSFATSFMEVSKWPIHVQISHYATVCCRRLDRIGSSGRRLAKKPTVDEVEQARQQILRNSMFGNTLSEVMELQKDKFPFRKLPWIQTTLSEHVLLLNGKQTEGIFRVSADVDEVSCMKNRLDRWDVPDYNNTLVDAHAPASLLKLWYRELYDPLIPDAYYEDCVNTEDPDKAKEIVNKLPEINQLVLTYLIHFLQQFSISDVVSCTKMDSSNLAMVFAPNCLRCTSEDPKVILENARKEMSFMRTLIQHMDTTHVANLV from the exons ATGAGTTCAAGTTGTGAAAG CAGAATAGAATGGGTAGAAATCATCGAGCCACGCACCAAGGAGCACATGTACGCCAATCTCACCACAGGCGAATGTGTTTGGGATCCACCAGAA GATGTGCCAATTAAGCGGACCGACTCATCGCAGTGGTGGGAACTGTTTGATACGAATACCCAGCGGTTCTACTACTACAATGCGGCCACGCAGAAGACCGTGTGGCACCGGCCGAGCAAGTGCGACATCATTCCGCTGGCGAAGTTGCAGACGCTCAAGCAGAACACCGATCCCAGCGAGCGTCGTGAGCAGACAACGCCCcagaagcagcagcatcagGTGCAGCAACCGCAGGTACAGCAACATCCTCCCcaacagctgcagcagcagcagcagcaaccctCACCCATGTCGGGGCCAAACAAGAAGGGGCGTGGCCAGCAGCGGATCAGCGGAGGCAATGGTACGGTGGCCAGCTCCGAGGAGAAGCTAACCAGCAGCGAAGTGATCTCTAGTCCACGTGGCCGTCAAAGCTTTCG CGTTGGCACGGGTGACTCATCGCGCTCGATGGAACTCCAGCAGCATCCACAGGGCTATTCCTCAAGGCGTTCGCAAG ACTCCTGCAATCAGTACAAGGAATCGGGCAAGTCCAGTGACTCGAGCCTGTCGAGTGCTCATAACTACAGGCGCTTCAACGATGGCGGCATTCAGGCGGGGTCAGGACATCCCGACAGCCTGCGTGTGGGCTCCCTGCAGAAGCATCAGCGGGGCGGTGGCAAGGATAATGGAGC TTTTGAGATGTTGCAAGAGAGCACCAGTTCGCATAATTTACCGCATGGCAGCACCTCCACATCCTCATCCTACGCCGGTGGCAGTGGCTATGGGGACAAGTACTTTGATCATCAGTTGCTGCCCAACCACCTGCAGGGCTACTCCTCCAAGTCGTCTGACATCGCCTCGCCCACGCACTCCATTCACACGCCTCAGTCGCAAAAGAAGAAGATGTCGCCGGATACAGCACCCGCTGCCCCCTACAACTACgcacaacagcagcatcagcaacggAACGCACAACGGAGTGCcggaggaggtggtggcggCGGAGCACCAGTGGCCAAGTCCTACGGAGGCG ATCGCGAGTACAAGGTGTCGCTGGCCCGCTCGGGAAGTTTCATGTCCTCCTCTATTAATCCCGCCGCCGCCGGTCATCACAGCAAATCCTACCGCAAGAGCAGCGCGGAAGCAGCGAACGGAGGTGCCGCCAGCGATGATTCCATGCACGAGAAGTACTTCAAGTCGGTGGAAAACACACCGCTCTCGCGCCGTCGCCACAACACCAATGCCACCAAGAGTGGCGGAGGACCAGGTGGCGGTGGGGCAAGTGGCAGCAACACGGCCACCAGCACGGcgggcagcggcagcagcagccacaagAAGCACTCGAGCGACTCAAGTCCGCAGAGTCCGATCAGTCCGCAGACGAAGAGCTCGCGCCAGGCCAAGACGAGCGCCACCAGTGCTCTGCCCCAGCTGCAGCATACACCGCGCCTGCAGGAACCGAACCACAGTATCGATCTGCTGAGTCTGGAAAGGATTTCACTGGGCAAGGCGGGACCCATCTCGCCGGGTGGTGGCACAGAGAACATTGGCCTGCTGACGCACTCATCGCGCGGCTCCAACGACTCTGCCCGCCAGCGTCAGAAGTCCAACAACTCCACCGCGAATCGTTCGCAGTCGCATCACTACCCCGGTCAGAGTTCGTTGCGGCACAGTGCCAGTTCCAGTCTGGATAAACGTGGCTACCATGTGGGAGGAGGCTCTGGCGACGGGAGAGGCGGAGCAGGCGGAGAAAAGCGTCGCTCGAAACAGCATCAGTACCAGCAACAGGCTGACAACAGCGACGTGGAGTACGACAATGGGAATACCTCGCCCCTGTACACCAACTGGGACCAGGAGATGCCCCACCTGTTGCCCCTCAAGCACTACATCATCGAGCAGGCCAAGTTGTCGGGTCGCTACGAGTACCGTGGTGACGATGGCGGCGATTCGGACTCGTACCACTCGGACAGCCAGTCGGAGCACTCACTTTCGGGCCACGAGCCGGACAACGAGGACTCGGACGGCGGATCAGACACGCATGGCGGTTATCTGGAGCACAACTACGGCATGATTGACGACTATGCCAATATGGGTGACAGCGTCTCCTACTATGCGTACATGTATCCGCCGCACGATCCAGCCGGCAGGGAGGACAT CTCCGACAACGTGGAGGCTGTGCTGGAGGGCATTGGCGGCAATGTGACGGAACCTTCGGCCCCAACCGCCACCGTTCCCAAGCCAAAGCCTCGTTATCAGATCTCATACTACGACACCGTATCGCACAGTCCCTCGGCCGGAAGCGGCTACCACGGTCAGCAGCTTTACTCCAATACGCCTCCCTATTCCGGACACGGGCATGGTCATCACGTGCCGCCGCCGGCAGTGccccaccagcagcagctgcaccTGGAACCGAGCGACGCCAAGCAGAAGCAGTCGCAGACCCTGCCCTCTCCCAACCGACAGATTTCGCGCCTGGCCGGCGTCGGGCACCAGGGACCAGCTGGATCAACCAAAGAAGAGTCAGGCCATGGACACAATCTCGTTGGCGGCCAACAGCAGGCTGCGGTGGGCAGCGTAACGCCGGCCAGTCTCTCTCGGCCTAGTCACAAGATGGCTCCGCCCTCGCTGAAACCCACCATTCAGCAGATCTTTCCTCCCAGCGAACGGGCGCCGGGAATGGGCGGCATGGGCTTGGGTGGACCCACGTTGGCCTGCATGAAGGAATGTGATATCGAGAAGTTCGCTGCCGACAATCTGAATCTGCACTCCAAGGGAATCTTCCGGAAGAAGGCATCCGTGCGCGACATGCTCAGTTGGACGGCGGAGGCGATAAGCCGACCCATGCTGGCCTTGTCCCGGGACAAGGCGGACAAAAAGACGGCCATCGAGCTGTTCAAGCTGGTCCAGATCTACATGGCTGATCGCAAAGCGCGCATGGGCATGACTCTGAATTCGGTGGCCATAGAAATTATCAGTGCATCTTTGCCGCAGCAGCA GCTAAGAGATGAATTGTATGTTCAGTTGTGTCGCCAAACAACGGAGAATCCCAAGCGAGAATCGCTCATCCGTGGCTGGGAGCTGATGGCCATCTGTCTGTCCTACGTACCTCCTTCGCCCACGTTTCAACCGACGCTGCTCAA CTATGTCAATCGGCATCGCGATCCCTCGTTTGCCACTAGTTTCATGGAGGTGAGCAAGTGGCCCATTCATGTGCAGATCTCGCACTATGCCACAGTGTGCTGTCGCCGCTTGGATCGCATTGGCAGCAGTGGACGACGTCTGGCCAAAAAGCCCACCGTGGATGAGGTGGAACAGGCGCGG CAACAAATCCTTAGGAACAGCATGTTCGGAAACACGCTGTCCGAGGTAATGGAGCTCCAAAAAGATAAGTTTCCATTTCGCAAGCTGCCCTGGATACAGACCACCCTTTCGGAGCAT gtgCTGTTACTCAATGGAAAGCAGACTGAGGGAATCTTTCGCGTCTCCGCGGATGTGGATGAAGTCAGTTGCATGAAGAATCGCCTGGATCGGTGGGATGTTCCTGATTATAACAACACATTGG TTGATGCACATGCGCCAGCCAGTCTGCTTAAGCTGTGGTACCGAGAACTCTATGATCCGCTCATACCGGATGCCTACTACGAGGATTGCGTGAACACTGAGGATCCCGATAAAGCCAAAGAAATAGTTAATAAGTTGCCCGAAATAAATCAGCTG GTTCTTACGTATCTAATACATTTCCTGCAACAATTCTCCATATCCGATGTAGTAAGCTGCACAAAAATGGACTCCTCAAATCTAGCCATGGTGTTTGCGCCGAACTGCCTGCGCTGCACGTCTGAGGATCCCAAAGTGATTTTGGAGAACGCGCGCAAAGAGATGTCCTTTATGCGCACTCTTATCCAGCACATGGATACGACGCATGTGGCCAATCTGGTGTAA